The following coding sequences lie in one Sesamum indicum cultivar Zhongzhi No. 13 linkage group LG9, S_indicum_v1.0, whole genome shotgun sequence genomic window:
- the LOC105170531 gene encoding cytochrome b561 and DOMON domain-containing protein At3g25290, producing MASSSQLLASFLLLTSLSLFSPSQSATCTSQTFTGNRLYTFCNDLPSLNSYLHWAYDSAQSTLSIAFVAAPPSPDGWVSWAINPTATGMVGSQALIAFRDPRGGMTVKTYNVSTYGPLTESKVWYEVKESSAEFSGGVIRLFATIVLPEKGRTTVNQVWQVGPSITGGVPDKHEFQPENLNSKGSLDLLRGQSTAGAGGNSRTKKRNIHGVLNVVSWGIMFPIGIIIARYLRTFPSADPAWFYLHVFCQVSAYAIGVAGWGTGLKLGSQSKGITYSNHRNIGIALFALATVQIFALLLRPKKDHKYRFYWNIYHHGFGYTIIILGIINVFKGFDILKPEAKWRNAYIIVIAVLGGIALLLEAITWIVVLRRKKSSESTKPYDGFNNGHSRQERLAP from the exons ATGGCGTCTTCCTCTCAACTCCTGGCGTCTTTCCTTCTCCTAACATCGCTTTCTCTATTCTCACCGTCACAGTCGGCCACCTGCACATCGCAGACCTTCACCGGCAACAGGCTCTACACTTTCTGCAACGACCTCCCCTCCCTGAACTCCTACCTCCACTGGGCCTACGACTCGGCCCAGTCCACCCTTTCCATAGCGTTCGTCGCCGCCCCGCCCAGTCCCGACGGATGGGTTTCATGGGCCATCAACCCGACTGCCACCGGCATGGTGGGCTCGCAGGCCCTCATCGCGTTCAGGGATCCCAGGGGTGGAATGACCGTTAAGACATACAACGTCTCGACTTACGGCCCGTTAACGGAGTCCAAGGTTTGGTACGAGGTGAAGGAATCGTCGGCGGAGTTTTCCGGCGGGGTTATCAGGCTTTTTGCAACCATAGTGTTGCCGGAGAAAGGGAGGACGACAGTGAACCAAGTATGGCAGGTGGGTCCCTCCATCACCGGCGGGGTGCCTGATAAGCACGAGTTTCAGCCGGAAAACTTGAACTCTAAAGGTAGCCTTGATTTATTGAGAGGACAAAGCACTGCTGGCGCCGGCGGTAACTCTAGAACCAAGAAGAGAAAT ATTCATGGAGTACTAAACGTTGTTAGCTGGGGGATTATGTTTCCAATCGGTATCATCATTGCAAGATACCTGAGGACGTTTCCTTCTGCCGATCCTGCCTGGTTTTATCTTCACGTTTTCTGCCAGGTTTCAGCGTATGCCATCGGAGTGGCTGGCTGGGGAACCGGTCTTAAGCTTGGCAGTCAATCTAAAGGCATTACCTATTCTAATCATCGTAACATTGGGATTGCACTCTTTGCTCTAGCAACTGTGCAG ATATTCGCCCTGTTGTTGAGGCCAAAAAAGGACCACAAGTACCGGTTTTACTGGAACATCTACCACCATGGATTTGGATACACGATCATCATACTTGGCATCATCAATGTGTTCAAAGGCTTCGATATATTGAAGCCAGAGGCCAAGTGGAGAAACGCATACATCATCGTGATTGCCGTTCTTGGAGGGATTGCCTTGTTGTTGGAAGCCATCACATGGATTGTCGTTCTACGGAGGAAGAAGTCGAGCGAGTCGACGAAGCCCTACGACGGTTTCAACAACGGACATAGCAGGCAAGAACGTCTGGCTCCATGA